In Nocardioides sp. W7, the genomic stretch TTCGACGACACCTTCGAGCGGATGTGGCACTTCTACCTGGAGTACTCCCGCGCGGGCTTCGCCTCCGGCTACATCGACGTGAACCAGCTCGTCCTGGAGAAGAGCGCGTGAGCGTCGCCGCCACCCTCGCCGAGGCCGCGCGCCCGTTCCTGGGCGGCGACCTGCCGGTGCGGCTGCGGGCCTGGGACGGCTCCGAGGCCGGCCCGGTCGATGCCCCGCTGGTCGAGCTGCGCTCGCCCGACGCCGTACGCCGCCTGCTCCGGCACCCCGGCGAGCTCGGCGCGGCCCAGGCGTACGTCACCGGCGAGCTGGAGGTCGACCACGACCTCGAAGACGCGCTGACCCAGGCCTTCTCGGTGGCTCGCGAGCGCGGCCTGCCGGTGCGGCCGACACCGTCCGCGGTGCTCTCCGCGGTCCGTGCCGTGACGCGGCTCGGGCTGCTGCGCCCCGCTCCGGCGCCGCCGCGGTCGCAGGCGCGGAGCCGCGGCCGGCTGCACAGCCCGCTGCGGGACCGGCGCTCGATCAGCCACCACTACGACCTCTCCAACGAGTTCTACGCGCTGATCCTGGAGGAGTCGATGGCGTACTCCTGCGGTTACCACGCCTCACCGTCGGTGTCCCTGGAGGAGGCGCAGCGGGCCAAGCTGGACCTGGTCTGCCGCAAGCTCGGCCTCGAGCCCGGGATGCGGCTGCTCGACGTCGGCTGCGGCTGGGGGTCGCTCTCGCTGCACGCCGCCGAGCACTTCGGCGCGCAGGTCGTCGGCGTGACCATCGCGGCCGAGCAGAAGCGGTTCATCGACGCCCGGATCGCCGAGCGCGGCCTGGGCGACCGGGTGCGGATCCGGCTCCAGGACTATCGCGAGGTGCCCGAGCGCGACCACTTCGACGCGGTCGGGTCGATCGAGATGGGCGAGCACGTCGGCGAGGGCAACTACCCAACGTACGTCTCCGTCCTGGCGCGCTCGGCGAAGCCCGGCGGGCGGGTGCTGGTGCAGCAGATGTCGCGCACCGGGAGGTGGCCGGGCGGCGGACCGTTCATCGAGTCGTTCATCGCCCCCGACATGCACATGCGCCCGGTGGGAGAGACGGTCGCGTACCTCGAGCACGGGGGTCTCGAGGTGCGCGACGTGCACGCGCTGCGCGAGCACTACGTGCTCACCGTGGCGGGTTGGCTGGAGCGGTTCGAGAAGAACCTGCCCCGCCTCGTCGACCTCGTCGGCGAGGAGGTCGTCCGCGTGTGGCGGCTCTACCTCGTCGGCGGCTCGATGGCCTTCCGCGACGGGCGGATGGGCGTCGACCAGATCCTCGCCGTCCGGCCCGGTGGCGAGCACTCCCTGCCGTCGGTGCGGTCGTGGTGAGCGGGCCGGCCGGCCGCCCACGGGCGGTGAGCTGTGCACCGATCCGGCCCGCCCATCGGTGGCTGACTCACCGCCACTCTGCGGCCGTTCGGGTGAGCGGTGAGCTGTCCACCGATCCAGCCCACCGATCGGTGGCTGACCCACCGCTGGCGGGGGCCCGATGAGCGTCGTGATCGCCCTGCTCGTCGGCCTGGCCGCCGTGCTGGTCGGCATGGGGGCCGCCGCGCTCCGGGCCCGCCGGCTCGGCGTCGTCGCGGTCGTCGACGTGGCGTGGGGCGCCGGCTTCGTGCTGGTCGCGCTGTCGACGGCGGTCCTCGGCACGGCGATCGGCGACGGGACCGGTTGGCGCCGGTGGCTGGTGGTCGGCCTGGTCGCGGTGTGGGGGCTGCGGCTCGCCTGGCACGTGCGCAGCCGCGCGCTCGGCGACCACGGCGGGAAGGAGGACCCGCGCTACTCAGCGATGCTCGGCGGCTCGCTGGCCGAGGTCGGGATGGCGACCGCCGTACGCCGCGTGTTCCTCGTGCAGGGACTGGCCCAGTGGCTGGTCGCCGTACCCGTCATGGTCGGCGCGGTCCTCGACGCCGCCTGGTGGCCCGCGGTGGCCGCCGGCGTGGTCGTCTGGGGCGTCGGGCTGTTCTTCGAGGCGGTCGGCGACCGGCAGCTCGCGGCCTACAAGGCGCAGCCGCGCTCGTCGCGCCCGGCCGTGATGGACCGGGGACTGTGGGCCTGGACCCGGCACCCCAACTACTTCGGCGACGCCACCGTCTGGTGGGGCATCTGGCTCGCCGCCGGCCTCGGCTCCGGCTGGGTCGCCGGCCTGGCCACCGTCGCCTGCCCCGCGATCATGACGCTCTTCCTGGTCCGGGTCACCGGCGTGCGGCTGCTGGAGAAGACGATGATGCAGCGGCCCGGCTACCCCGAGTACGCCGCGCGGACCTCGGCGTTCGTGCCGCTGCCGCCGCGCCGGGCGGACGTCCCACTTCCCCGGTCTACCGGGGGCGTCCGTTCTCGGCCATCACATCGCCGGAGCACGTAGGGCCTTCCCCGAGAAGTACGCCGGCTCAGGCCCCCGGCTCCTCGGCGCCGTCCTGCTCCTCGCGCTCGCGCCGCTTCTTCTCCTCGTAGGCCCGTCGCTGCTGCTCGGCTCGCTCGCGGACCTGGCGGAGGAACTCCTCGTCCTTCTCCGGGTCGGCGGCGGCGAACCGGCCGGGCCGCTCGTACTCGGAGAAGCCGGGCGCCGCCCCCTGCTCGCGGGTCAGCGGCCGGGCCTTCGCGGGCCGGCCGGCCAGCAGCCAGGCGACCGAGCCGACGAACGGGAACAGCAGCACGAGCACGATCCAGGCCCACTTCGGCAGATGGCGGACGCTGTCGTCGCGCGTGCCGATCACGTCGACGAGGCAGTAGACCCACAGCACGAGCACCACGAGGCCGGGCAGGAACCTGAGCATGGCCGGCAGTCTGGCCGATGACGGCGGTCGCTGTCCGTGGTTTCCTGGACTGATGGACCCGGTGACGGCCGCGTTCGACGCCACGCCGCGGGTGGACTTCCTCCCGCCCGACCAGCGCGAGCGGACGTCGTACGACGGTCCGCTCCCCATCGGCCACGGCCAGACCTGCTCCCAGCCCCGCACCGTCCGGGCGATGCTCGGGCTGCTGGAGGTACGCCGGGGTCAGCGGGTGCTCGACGTCGGCAGCGGCTCCGGCTGGACCACCGCCCTGCTCGCCCACCTGGTCGGTCCGAGCGGGGAGGTCCGAGGGGTGGAGATCGTGCCGGACCTGGTCGGCTTCGGGCGCACCAACCTCGCCACGATGCGCCGCGGCTGGGCCCGGATCGACGCGACGGCGCCGGGGGTGCTCGGCGACCCGGAGCACGCGCCGTACGACCGGGTCCTGGTCTCCGCGGAGGCCGACGAGCTGCCCGTGCCGCTGGTCGACCAGCTGGTGCCGGGCGGGCGCCTGGTCGTGCCCGTGCGGGGCGAGCTGCTGCTGGTCGTGGCGGACCCGGACGGACCGATCGTGACGTCGCACGGCGCCTACCGGTTCGTCCCGCTGAGGTGAACAGTTCACCGACTGGTTGAGTACGCCGCTTATCCTGCGGCGGTGAGCACCGAGGAGAACCCCGAGGAGCTGGTCCGACTCGCCTCGGCCGACAACTTCCGCGACGTGGCCGGCCCCGGCGCCGGCTACCCGACCACGCGCGGCTCGACCGTGCGTCGTGGCGTGTTCTTCCGCGCCAACGAGCTGCGGCTGACCCACGAGGACGCCGCGTCGATCGCGGCCCTGGGCGTCACCGGCGTCCTCGACCTGCGCAGCCAGCACGAGATCGACGCCCACCCCGACATCGAGATCCCCGGCGCCGCCTGGACGCACGTCGACGTGCTCGGCATCCCCATGGACGAGATCTCCTCGCTGCCCGATCGGACCGCCGCGGTCGCGATGATGGAGCGGGTCTACCGCGGCTTCGTCGAGGACCCCGCCACCCGCGCCGCCCTCGGCCGGGTGCTCACCCTGCTCGCCGACGACGGGGTGCACCTGTTCCACTGCAGCGCCGGCAAGGACCGCACCGGCTGGACCGCTGCCCTGCTGCTGCACCTCGCCGGCGTCGACGACGCCGTGATCGAGGCCGACTACCTGCTCACGAACGAGTACGCCGAGGCCAGCCGCGCGGCCGTCCTCGCGCAGATCGTCGAGCACCTCGGCCCGGACAAGGCCGAGGTCTACCAGCCGGTGCTCGTCGCCGACGCCGACTACCTGCGGACGTCCTACGCCTCGGTCGAGCGGTTGTACGGCGACCGGGGTGCCTACCTGCGCGACGGGCTCGGGCTGGGTGAGGGTGTGCTTGCGGCGCTGGGGCGCAAGCTTGGGGGGTGAGTGAGTTTCTCCGCCCAGGCGGAGAAACTCATGCCTGTGTCGAGATGCTTCACGCCGTCAGCGTGAGTTCCTCGACATCGGTGTGACCTGAGTGGCTCCCGGTGCGCGGGCGGCGGTGACCGACCGCGCGGACGGACGGGGTGTTCGCACGATCGAGCGTCAGGGACTGTCCGGCGAGCCCACGGGCGGCGAGTCGGCCGGCGCGACCGTCGGCTGGCTCGGCAGCGGCGGGCTGGAAGGCGGGGGCGGCGGACCCGCGGGCGGTGGGCCGGTCGGCGGCATCGGCCTGCCCGTCGGCGCGGCCGCGGTCTTCGGCTCCGGCCCCACCTCTGGCCCCACCTCCGACGCCGTCTCCGCAGCCGGCCCCGACCCCGGACTCGGTTCCGGCTCTGGACCCGGCTCCGGCTCCGGCCCCGAAGGCGAGACCGAGGACGACGAACGCGGCCGCTCGGACCACACGACCCCGATCGCCTGGTAGGCCTTGTGCCGCTGCATCCGCGCGTACGACTCGTAGGCCCGCTTGTCGGCGTCGGTGAGGTTCACCTTGTCGGTGACGATCGTGAGCAGCGCCCGGGGCCACAGCCGGCGGGCGAGGACGACGTTGACCTCCATGCCCAGCACCCCCATCACGGCTGCGACCCAGAGCAGGCCGATCAGACCGAGGACCACCGCGAACGTCGAGTCCATCCCCTCGGCCTCCGCGATGACGCCGGTGACGTAGGCGGTACCGATGCTCTGCAGGCTCTGCCACATCACCGCGACCACGAAGGCGCCGGGCAGCACGCTGCGCAGCTGGTGGGTGCGCGCGGCGCCGAGCCGGAACAGCAGCGCGAGCACCAGGGTCACGAGGGTCACGGTGACGACGACGATCGGCCAGCGGTACGACGCGAACTCGCCGAACACCTCGGTCTGGCTGAGCAACGCCGAGCCGATCGAGAGGCCGAGCAGCGCGACGCCGGCGGTGACGAGCAGCATCAGGCTGCGCAGCCGCAGCAGGAACGGGTTGGGCCGGCTGTTGCGCGGGATCGCCCAGGCCTGGTTGAGCGCGTTCTGGATCGCCTGCCCGAGGCCGAGCGCGCCGTACAGCGCCACCAGACCACCGACGACGGCGCCGGTCTTCGAGCCCTGCAGCCCCTCGGGCCGGCCGAGCTCGTCGCCGATGATCGGGAACTGGCCGAGGGCGGAGTCGAGGATCCGCTCCTGCAGGTCGGGGTTGCCCTGCAGGATGAACCCGAGGATCGAGGTGCCGAGGAGCAGCAACGGGAAGATCGCGATGAACGCGTAGTAGGCGATGATCGCGGCCAGGTAGTTGCCCTGGTCGTCGAGGTACTTGTAGAAGACCGCGAGCGGGAATCCGATGACCGGCACCCGCTGCTGGCCGCGATCGACGACGTCGATGACCCGGCCCACAGGCACAACCTACTGGCTCAGGCGGCCGAGCAGGTCACCGACGAGCACCAGCGCCCCCGGCGCGAACCCCACGAGCAGGACGACGCCGAGCTCGTCACGCCGTCGCCAGCCTCACCACGACGCCGCCAGCGCGACGAGCAGGGCGGGTACGACGGTGCCGCCGCCGACCGCGTTGGTGGCCCAGGTCAGGCCCACGCCGAGGGCCAACGGGTAGCCGACCGGGTGCGGCCGGGGCCGCCCGCGCATGGTCGCGGCGAGGGCGGCCAGGATCAGCGCGACGCCGACGTACCAGACCGCGTGCCCGACCACCTCGTCCCACAGGTGCGCGGTCTCGCCGCCCGCCGAGGTGCCGACGGCGTTGTTCAGCGAGTTGCCCGCGAGGTGGATGCCGTGGCCGTTGGCGTAGGCCAGCGCCCCCATCCCGAACGCCAGCCAGGTCCGTCGATCCGCTTCGGCGGCGACCATCGTCCAGGCCGCCGGGGCGAGCACCAGCCACGGGACGAGCAGGTCCAGCCAGTCCGCCCAGCGGCTGCCGTCGGGTCCCGCGCCGAGCCCGTCGGGGAGCAGGCCGAGGTGGTGCAGGACGCCGTACGACAGCGCGGTCGTGGCGAGCGCCCTCGAGTACATGACCGACAGCATGGCGGCTACGCGATCAGGGCGGTGATCAGCACGACGACCGGCACCGAGGCCAGGGTGCTGACGAAGATCGAGTCGCGCGCGAGCAGCACCCCGCGGTCGTAGCGGGAGGCGATCACGAAGACGTTCTGCGCCGTCGGCAGCGCGGACAGCACCGTCACCGCGAGCAGCTGCTCGGGGTCGAGACCGAGCGCGAACCGACCGACGAGGTACGCCGCCAGCGGCTGGACGACCATCTTCAGCCCGGTCGCCAGCGCCAGCTCCGAGGCGGCCACCCCGCGGCCGGGCAGCGGACCGAGGCGCAGCGAGACGCCGTACGCGATCAGCATGGACGGGACCGCCATCCCGCCGACCAGCGCGAGCGGATCGTGGATGGCGACGGGCAGCTCCAGCCCGGTGAGCGCGAAGCCGAGCCCGATCGCCGAGCCGAT encodes the following:
- a CDS encoding PLD nuclease N-terminal domain-containing protein, with translation MLRFLPGLVVLVLWVYCLVDVIGTRDDSVRHLPKWAWIVLVLLFPFVGSVAWLLAGRPAKARPLTREQGAAPGFSEYERPGRFAAADPEKDEEFLRQVRERAEQQRRAYEEKKRREREEQDGAEEPGA
- a CDS encoding tyrosine-protein phosphatase → MSTEENPEELVRLASADNFRDVAGPGAGYPTTRGSTVRRGVFFRANELRLTHEDAASIAALGVTGVLDLRSQHEIDAHPDIEIPGAAWTHVDVLGIPMDEISSLPDRTAAVAMMERVYRGFVEDPATRAALGRVLTLLADDGVHLFHCSAGKDRTGWTAALLLHLAGVDDAVIEADYLLTNEYAEASRAAVLAQIVEHLGPDKAEVYQPVLVADADYLRTSYASVERLYGDRGAYLRDGLGLGEGVLAALGRKLGG
- a CDS encoding DUF1295 domain-containing protein, whose product is MSVVIALLVGLAAVLVGMGAAALRARRLGVVAVVDVAWGAGFVLVALSTAVLGTAIGDGTGWRRWLVVGLVAVWGLRLAWHVRSRALGDHGGKEDPRYSAMLGGSLAEVGMATAVRRVFLVQGLAQWLVAVPVMVGAVLDAAWWPAVAAGVVVWGVGLFFEAVGDRQLAAYKAQPRSSRPAVMDRGLWAWTRHPNYFGDATVWWGIWLAAGLGSGWVAGLATVACPAIMTLFLVRVTGVRLLEKTMMQRPGYPEYAARTSAFVPLPPRRADVPLPRSTGGVRSRPSHRRST
- a CDS encoding cyclopropane-fatty-acyl-phospholipid synthase family protein, coding for MSVAATLAEAARPFLGGDLPVRLRAWDGSEAGPVDAPLVELRSPDAVRRLLRHPGELGAAQAYVTGELEVDHDLEDALTQAFSVARERGLPVRPTPSAVLSAVRAVTRLGLLRPAPAPPRSQARSRGRLHSPLRDRRSISHHYDLSNEFYALILEESMAYSCGYHASPSVSLEEAQRAKLDLVCRKLGLEPGMRLLDVGCGWGSLSLHAAEHFGAQVVGVTIAAEQKRFIDARIAERGLGDRVRIRLQDYREVPERDHFDAVGSIEMGEHVGEGNYPTYVSVLARSAKPGGRVLVQQMSRTGRWPGGGPFIESFIAPDMHMRPVGETVAYLEHGGLEVRDVHALREHYVLTVAGWLERFEKNLPRLVDLVGEEVVRVWRLYLVGGSMAFRDGRMGVDQILAVRPGGEHSLPSVRSW
- a CDS encoding YihY/virulence factor BrkB family protein yields the protein MGRVIDVVDRGQQRVPVIGFPLAVFYKYLDDQGNYLAAIIAYYAFIAIFPLLLLGTSILGFILQGNPDLQERILDSALGQFPIIGDELGRPEGLQGSKTGAVVGGLVALYGALGLGQAIQNALNQAWAIPRNSRPNPFLLRLRSLMLLVTAGVALLGLSIGSALLSQTEVFGEFASYRWPIVVVTVTLVTLVLALLFRLGAARTHQLRSVLPGAFVVAVMWQSLQSIGTAYVTGVIAEAEGMDSTFAVVLGLIGLLWVAAVMGVLGMEVNVVLARRLWPRALLTIVTDKVNLTDADKRAYESYARMQRHKAYQAIGVVWSERPRSSSSVSPSGPEPEPGPEPEPSPGSGPAAETASEVGPEVGPEPKTAAAPTGRPMPPTGPPPAGPPPPPSSPPLPSQPTVAPADSPPVGSPDSP
- a CDS encoding protein-L-isoaspartate O-methyltransferase translates to MDPVTAAFDATPRVDFLPPDQRERTSYDGPLPIGHGQTCSQPRTVRAMLGLLEVRRGQRVLDVGSGSGWTTALLAHLVGPSGEVRGVEIVPDLVGFGRTNLATMRRGWARIDATAPGVLGDPEHAPYDRVLVSAEADELPVPLVDQLVPGGRLVVPVRGELLLVVADPDGPIVTSHGAYRFVPLR